In Candidatus Acidiferrales bacterium, a single window of DNA contains:
- a CDS encoding transposase, producing the protein MWWSVCRLLRREFPRPMILLWDRLPAHKSRQTRSYLQAATQQGWLRLEWLPAYAPELNPVEYLWGYLDGGVLAHYAPPTLGEIRQRVKAGARRVRRCPDVLRGFLKASSLFF; encoded by the coding sequence ATGTGGTGGAGTGTGTGCAGGCTTCTGCGCCGCGAGTTCCCCCGACCGATGATCCTGCTGTGGGATCGCCTGCCCGCCCACAAGAGCCGCCAAACCCGCTCCTACCTGCAGGCCGCCACCCAACAGGGATGGCTCCGGCTGGAATGGCTGCCCGCCTACGCCCCGGAACTCAATCCCGTCGAGTACCTCTGGGGGTACCTGGACGGCGGCGTCCTGGCCCACTACGCGCCCCCCACCTTGGGCGAAATCCGCCAGCGGGTAAAGGCCGGTGCCCGGCGCGTTCGCCGTTGCCCCGACGTGCTGCGTGGCTTCCTGAAAGCCAGCAGTCTCTTTTTTTGA
- a CDS encoding winged helix-turn-helix domain-containing protein yields METKTTQRYRSRRDFAGMERRRLAAGRLFAQGVGQSEIARRLAVTRQAVHVWFTRWKQRGRKGLAAAGRAGRKPRLRPRQRQQVERALLQGPRAHGLDADLWSLPRMAVVIARVTGVRYHPGHVWRVIRALGWSAQKPQRRARERDEAAIQHWKSQVWPAIKKKPGAPGRC; encoded by the coding sequence ATGGAAACGAAGACGACCCAGCGGTATCGTTCCCGGAGAGACTTTGCCGGCATGGAGCGTCGGCGCTTGGCGGCCGGCCGGCTGTTCGCTCAGGGAGTCGGGCAGTCGGAGATTGCCCGCCGCCTGGCCGTCACACGCCAAGCCGTTCACGTCTGGTTCACGCGGTGGAAGCAGCGCGGCAGGAAGGGGCTGGCCGCGGCCGGTCGCGCCGGGCGCAAGCCGCGTCTCCGCCCGCGACAGCGGCAACAGGTCGAGCGGGCCTTGCTCCAAGGGCCACGCGCCCACGGCCTCGATGCCGACCTGTGGAGTTTGCCCCGCATGGCGGTCGTTATCGCCCGGGTCACCGGCGTCCGGTATCATCCGGGCCACGTCTGGCGGGTCATACGGGCGCTGGGTTGGAGCGCCCAGAAGCCCCAGCGGCGTGCCCGGGAACGCGATGAGGCGGCCATTCAACATTGGAAATCCCAGGTCTGGCCGGCCATTAAAAAAAAGCCCGGCGCACCCGGGCGCTGTTGA